In Maridesulfovibrio frigidus DSM 17176, a genomic segment contains:
- a CDS encoding isoamylase early set domain-containing protein translates to MAISKKYLKTKPVCKVRFEVPKSQIENGETIYLVGDFNDWDIGSTPMKKLKSGNYTVTVDLETGRNYEFRYLAGESIWFNDSSADGVEDTPYGDAQNSIISV, encoded by the coding sequence GTGGCTATTTCTAAAAAGTATTTGAAAACTAAACCTGTTTGTAAGGTACGCTTTGAAGTACCTAAATCTCAGATAGAAAATGGTGAAACTATCTATCTAGTTGGTGATTTTAATGACTGGGATATAGGCTCAACTCCCATGAAGAAACTTAAGAGCGGGAATTACACTGTAACAGTTGATTTGGAAACTGGGCGTAATTACGAGTTTCGCTATCTTGCCGGAGAAAGCATTTGGTTTAATGATTCCTCAGCTGATGGGGTAGAGGATACTCCATATGGAGATGCGCAGAATTCTATAATCAGCGTTTAG
- the dnaX gene encoding DNA polymerase III subunit gamma/tau: protein MSTSNLTAKYRPQTFTDVAGQQAVKTILSRAAQQDKIAPAYLFSGTRGVGKTTIARIFAKALNCVNAPTAEPCNVCENCRQITAGIGVDVVEIDAASHGKVDDARRLKEDIGYAPIEFRYKVFIIDEAHMLTTQAFNALLKTLEEPPSHATFIMATTETHKFPATIISRCQHYAFKMLSTSELVAHLANILQMEKVEFESGAIDLIAKRGAGSVRDSMSLLGQVLALGSEKLLEADVRSILGLAGKDVFFTLMQAIHARDLVSVGEVVKQVLDRGLDLGFFIRELSSCWRNMFLLGQSGERAIPLLDLSTEEAKEFMHWAQTFERSFVHACWQMTVDGQRKVMTSLEPAMALELLLLNMASLSDLISMERAGALANAGGAAIPAPAPAAPAPPTNPRPAPASMPQNSAPPSGETPPWQNAPAQQNGMQSGSTQTSMIPTSNRPMGRSESGSPAGGKATSEMGSEDSSLPDASQSEPTQEFNAPVAEYRGSEPTEPESYSANNQPLASESENPDPAATEPTPTPAMNGPRDFEGFMKYVVDSGANGTVAGLSKCKGLVTDSKFVLTCANPFHKNQISTRDTLTAINRLSAEYFGSDIEVEVTVNSKGIRKSRQQLRAEVEANPDVMRVIDAFGASIISVDPRRDV, encoded by the coding sequence ATGAGTACATCGAATCTGACAGCAAAATATCGCCCGCAAACCTTTACTGACGTGGCGGGGCAGCAAGCAGTCAAAACTATTTTATCCCGCGCAGCACAGCAGGATAAAATTGCACCTGCCTACCTTTTCAGCGGAACTCGCGGAGTCGGCAAGACTACTATTGCCCGAATTTTTGCTAAAGCACTCAACTGCGTTAATGCACCAACCGCAGAACCATGCAACGTGTGCGAAAACTGTCGTCAGATTACAGCCGGAATCGGCGTCGACGTTGTTGAAATCGATGCCGCCTCACATGGTAAGGTTGATGATGCACGCCGCCTTAAAGAAGATATAGGATACGCTCCCATTGAGTTTCGCTACAAGGTCTTCATCATAGATGAGGCCCATATGCTCACCACTCAAGCTTTTAATGCGCTGCTGAAAACTCTTGAAGAGCCGCCTTCCCACGCCACCTTCATAATGGCTACAACGGAAACACATAAATTTCCGGCAACCATCATTAGTAGATGTCAGCATTATGCGTTTAAGATGCTTTCAACTTCGGAACTTGTCGCGCATCTCGCTAATATTTTGCAGATGGAAAAAGTTGAATTCGAAAGCGGAGCAATTGATCTTATCGCAAAAAGAGGGGCGGGTAGTGTTCGTGACTCCATGTCTCTGCTCGGTCAGGTCTTGGCGCTAGGCAGTGAAAAACTGCTTGAAGCCGATGTTAGATCTATCTTGGGCCTTGCAGGAAAAGATGTATTTTTCACTTTGATGCAAGCTATTCATGCGCGGGACCTAGTATCTGTCGGCGAAGTTGTGAAGCAGGTACTTGATCGCGGTTTAGATCTTGGGTTCTTTATCCGCGAATTAAGCTCATGCTGGCGCAATATGTTTCTTCTTGGTCAGTCGGGAGAGCGTGCTATTCCGCTACTTGATCTTTCCACGGAAGAAGCAAAAGAATTCATGCACTGGGCACAAACTTTTGAACGTTCATTCGTCCATGCTTGTTGGCAGATGACTGTTGATGGTCAGCGCAAAGTTATGACTAGCTTAGAGCCTGCTATGGCACTTGAGCTTTTATTGCTGAATATGGCTAGCCTGTCAGATCTTATTTCAATGGAAAGAGCAGGAGCCCTAGCAAATGCTGGCGGAGCCGCAATTCCAGCTCCAGCTCCAGCGGCACCTGCTCCTCCTACGAATCCGCGGCCCGCACCAGCTTCCATGCCGCAAAATTCTGCTCCTCCGTCTGGGGAAACGCCACCTTGGCAAAACGCGCCTGCCCAGCAAAATGGAATGCAGTCCGGTTCTACGCAAACAAGCATGATTCCGACTTCCAATCGTCCTATGGGGCGCAGTGAATCCGGAAGTCCGGCAGGTGGCAAAGCTACAAGCGAAATGGGATCAGAAGATTCCTCACTACCTGACGCCTCGCAATCAGAACCTACACAAGAATTTAATGCACCTGTTGCCGAATATCGCGGTTCAGAGCCAACCGAACCTGAGTCATATTCAGCAAACAATCAGCCATTAGCTAGCGAATCTGAAAATCCAGATCCAGCTGCGACCGAGCCTACTCCAACCCCCGCCATGAATGGTCCGCGTGACTTTGAAGGGTTTATGAAGTACGTGGTCGACAGCGGTGCCAATGGAACAGTTGCCGGACTAAGCAAGTGTAAAGGTCTGGTCACTGACAGTAAGTTTGTGCTGACTTGCGCGAACCCATTTCATAAGAATCAGATTAGCACTCGTGATACCCTTACAGCTATTAATAGGCTCTCAGCAGAATATTTCGGTTCTGATATTGAGGTCGAAGTCACCGTAAATAGCAAAGGAATACGAAAGAGCAGACAACAGCTCCGTGCTGAGGTCGAAGCCAATCCAGATGTCATGCGCGTGATTGATGCGTTTGGCGCGTCCATTATTTCTGTGGATCCTCGTAGGGATGTGTAA
- a CDS encoding branched-chain amino acid transaminase: protein MVQKAEKIWFDGELVNWDDAQVHVLTHTLHYGAGVFEGIRSYVCVDGKSAVFRLKEHVVRLFDSAKIIGIKIPFTIEEITEAIIETLKVNGLKEGYIRPLVFIGDGVMGVHPGSNPIRVAIATWPWGAYLGDEALEKGIRVKTSSFNRHHVNVMMTKAKTCGNYVNSILAKVEAVTDGYDEALMLDTQGYVSEATGENIFIVKNNIIKTTPLTSVLPGITRASLMEVARDLGYEVVEQLFTRDELYIADEAFFCGTAAEVTPIREVDNRIIGEGSCGEIAKKLQTEYFNAVKGGNEKYVKWLNYYEI from the coding sequence ATGGTACAGAAAGCTGAAAAAATTTGGTTTGATGGTGAACTAGTTAATTGGGATGACGCTCAGGTCCATGTGCTGACTCATACATTGCATTACGGTGCAGGTGTCTTTGAAGGTATAAGGTCATATGTTTGCGTGGATGGCAAATCTGCTGTTTTCAGACTTAAAGAACATGTGGTAAGATTATTTGATTCCGCAAAAATTATCGGTATTAAAATCCCCTTTACCATCGAAGAAATTACAGAAGCAATTATTGAGACCCTTAAGGTTAACGGGCTTAAAGAAGGTTATATACGTCCTCTCGTTTTTATCGGGGACGGAGTTATGGGAGTTCACCCCGGCTCAAATCCTATCCGGGTAGCTATTGCCACTTGGCCTTGGGGTGCGTACCTTGGAGACGAAGCGCTTGAAAAAGGGATCAGAGTAAAAACTTCTTCCTTTAATCGCCATCATGTTAATGTAATGATGACTAAGGCTAAAACCTGTGGTAATTACGTTAACTCTATTCTTGCCAAAGTCGAAGCTGTTACTGATGGATATGATGAAGCTCTTATGCTTGATACTCAAGGGTATGTTTCTGAAGCTACCGGCGAAAATATTTTCATCGTAAAAAATAATATTATTAAGACGACTCCTCTCACATCAGTACTGCCCGGCATAACCCGCGCAAGTCTTATGGAAGTTGCACGCGATCTCGGATATGAGGTTGTGGAGCAGCTATTCACTCGTGATGAGCTGTATATTGCTGACGAAGCATTCTTCTGCGGAACCGCTGCTGAGGTAACTCCTATTCGCGAAGTGGATAACAGGATTATCGGCGAAGGAAGCTGCGGAGAGATTGCTAAGAAACTTCAAACAGAATATTTTAATGCAGTCAAAGGCGGAAATGAGAAATACGTCAAATGGTTGAATTACTACGAGATATAG
- a CDS encoding YbaB/EbfC family nucleoid-associated protein produces the protein MKGMNDLMRQAQVMQRKMTELQEDLKKREVESSAGGGMVNVTVNGSSEVLSIVIDPAVIESGDAEMIQDLVMSAVNDANKKAKAMMESEMSQITGGMNIPGMM, from the coding sequence ATGAAAGGTATGAACGACTTAATGCGTCAGGCTCAGGTTATGCAGCGTAAAATGACTGAACTTCAGGAAGATCTGAAAAAACGTGAAGTTGAAAGTTCAGCTGGTGGCGGAATGGTTAACGTAACAGTTAACGGTTCATCCGAAGTTCTCTCCATAGTAATCGATCCAGCAGTCATCGAATCCGGTGATGCAGAAATGATTCAGGACCTAGTAATGTCCGCAGTGAATGACGCGAACAAAAAAGCAAAAGCCATGATGGAATCAGAAATGTCCCAGATCACTGGCGGCATGAACATCCCAGGCATGATGTAA
- the recD2 gene encoding SF1B family DNA helicase RecD2: MSDTLTGEVRTVVYHNEENGYTVARISSKDEPAQITVVGCLGQLTPGETAEFQGRWKQHAKFGRQFEADYHERIRPATEAGVIRFLKSSSIKGVGEAIATDMVKKFGVEVLDILDDEPEKLLKIKGISKKKLADIVDSWQSQREIKNLIIFLHTHDVPPTYATKIFNLYGAQSVKRITDNPYELAYDIRGIGFKTADAMALKLGFAADSSQRIEAAIVYSLFSVSERGGHMFSPRDKLVEDVSKMLGGVNLTLVDDGIQALEERKRIRVEALPDQDIDQAVFLMHFYRFESEICKRLHGLVSHPSPVSKEKVEKTLPEVEKELGFNLSAEQREAVFAACVNKFFIITGGPGTGKTTITRAVVLTLSELGLKVKLAAPTGRAAKRLSEATGRSASTIHRMLQYTPDSGGFYYNEDQKLKADVLVVDEASMLDSQLCLSVLRAVPLTCRVIFVGDVNQLPSVGPGNVLSDLLQSGEVPSAVLSHIFRQAQESYIVVNAHRINDGQFPLGHPADAPEADFFWIPQESPLKVQEMIAQTVCERIPERYDLDPMTDIQVLTPMHKGDVGTQKLNSILQDRLNPARGKPIVRGFVEFRVGDRISQMRNNYDKEVFNGDLGRVVYIDSEKNELTAEFDGNIVHYEFSELDELSLAYAISVHKSQGSEYPAIVMPIVSQHYLLLQRNLLYTALTRARTLAVLVGSKRAFHIGLNNITAGKRFTNLRYRIKQIFDENLL; encoded by the coding sequence ATGTCGGACACTTTAACTGGTGAAGTTCGAACAGTTGTCTATCATAATGAAGAGAACGGCTATACTGTCGCTCGTATATCTTCAAAAGATGAACCAGCGCAGATTACTGTTGTCGGGTGCCTTGGACAACTCACGCCCGGTGAAACTGCCGAATTTCAGGGCCGCTGGAAACAGCACGCTAAGTTTGGTCGCCAGTTTGAAGCTGATTATCATGAACGCATTCGTCCTGCGACCGAAGCCGGTGTTATCAGATTCCTAAAGTCTTCATCTATCAAAGGTGTCGGGGAAGCTATTGCGACCGACATGGTTAAAAAGTTCGGGGTGGAAGTCCTCGATATATTAGATGATGAACCGGAAAAGCTGCTTAAGATTAAAGGTATTTCCAAGAAGAAATTAGCGGATATTGTGGATTCTTGGCAGAGTCAGCGCGAAATAAAGAATCTGATTATATTTCTGCATACGCACGATGTACCTCCTACTTACGCGACTAAAATTTTCAATTTGTATGGCGCGCAGTCTGTTAAAAGAATTACCGATAATCCGTATGAACTTGCTTATGATATCCGTGGTATCGGCTTTAAGACGGCAGATGCTATGGCTCTTAAGCTGGGCTTTGCGGCGGATTCTTCTCAGCGAATTGAGGCCGCGATTGTTTATTCTTTGTTCTCGGTAAGTGAGCGGGGCGGGCATATGTTTAGCCCTCGTGATAAGCTTGTTGAAGACGTTTCAAAGATGCTTGGTGGCGTGAATCTTACCTTGGTCGATGATGGCATTCAAGCTCTTGAAGAAAGGAAGCGCATTAGAGTAGAAGCTCTTCCTGATCAGGATATTGATCAGGCAGTATTTTTGATGCATTTTTACAGATTTGAAAGCGAAATTTGTAAGAGGTTACATGGCCTTGTGAGTCATCCATCACCTGTAAGTAAAGAGAAGGTTGAGAAGACTTTACCTGAGGTTGAAAAGGAACTTGGGTTTAACCTTTCGGCTGAGCAGCGTGAAGCCGTTTTTGCGGCCTGCGTAAACAAATTTTTTATTATTACTGGTGGACCGGGAACTGGTAAAACTACCATCACCCGTGCTGTGGTGCTTACACTTAGCGAGCTTGGGCTTAAGGTTAAGCTTGCCGCGCCTACGGGTAGAGCTGCTAAAAGATTGTCAGAAGCTACTGGCAGATCTGCTTCTACAATTCACCGTATGTTGCAATATACTCCTGATAGCGGCGGTTTTTATTACAATGAAGATCAGAAGCTTAAGGCGGACGTTCTGGTTGTGGATGAGGCTTCAATGCTTGATTCTCAGCTGTGTTTGTCGGTTTTGCGTGCTGTTCCGCTTACATGTCGGGTGATTTTTGTGGGGGATGTGAACCAGCTTCCATCAGTTGGGCCGGGTAATGTTCTTTCTGATTTATTGCAAAGCGGGGAAGTGCCTAGCGCGGTTCTGAGTCATATTTTTAGACAGGCTCAAGAAAGTTATATTGTAGTAAATGCCCATAGAATTAATGATGGACAATTTCCATTAGGGCATCCTGCAGACGCGCCTGAAGCAGATTTTTTCTGGATACCGCAAGAATCTCCATTGAAAGTCCAAGAAATGATTGCGCAGACTGTTTGCGAGCGCATTCCTGAACGTTATGATCTCGATCCTATGACCGACATTCAAGTGCTGACACCTATGCACAAGGGTGATGTGGGAACGCAGAAACTTAACTCTATATTACAGGACAGACTCAATCCCGCGCGCGGCAAACCGATAGTGCGGGGCTTTGTCGAGTTCCGTGTGGGTGATCGAATTTCACAGATGCGTAACAACTACGATAAGGAAGTTTTTAACGGTGACCTCGGGCGTGTTGTATACATCGACAGCGAAAAAAATGAGCTTACCGCGGAATTTGATGGTAATATCGTTCATTATGAGTTTTCCGAATTAGATGAGCTGTCCCTTGCTTATGCGATTAGTGTGCATAAGTCGCAGGGTAGTGAATATCCCGCTATCGTTATGCCGATTGTTTCACAGCATTATTTATTGCTGCAACGAAATCTGCTTTATACTGCACTGACCAGAGCGCGCACGCTGGCGGTTCTGGTAGGTAGCAAACGGGCATTTCACATTGGGCTTAACAACATCACAGCCGGAAAAAGATTCACCAATTTGCGTTATCGCATAAAGCAGATATTCGACGAGAATCTACTGTAG
- the recR gene encoding recombination mediator RecR, whose translation MENLPGPLRAVALELSKLPGLGPKSALRIALTMLKMPKEKVSGIGKSIIDLRESLCICEECASITESCPCRICSDPGRERDKLCLVSEWDSLLAIEEMGLYRGYYLVLGGLLSPLDGVSPQHLEFNKLEDRLAKGQVTELILALGATVEAEATASYVKNMVQNRFSQISLSRFAQGIPIGTEVKHTDKETLRQALEYRQKL comes from the coding sequence GTGGAAAATTTACCGGGTCCTTTAAGGGCGGTGGCTTTGGAGTTGTCTAAGCTTCCGGGTCTTGGTCCTAAATCTGCTCTAAGAATTGCTTTGACTATGCTTAAGATGCCTAAAGAAAAGGTTTCTGGCATTGGGAAGAGCATTATTGATTTGCGTGAAAGTCTTTGTATTTGTGAAGAATGCGCAAGTATTACGGAATCTTGCCCTTGCCGTATTTGTTCTGATCCCGGTAGGGAAAGGGATAAACTTTGTCTAGTTTCTGAGTGGGACTCCCTTCTTGCAATTGAAGAGATGGGTCTTTATCGCGGCTATTATCTGGTTTTGGGCGGCCTTCTTTCTCCGCTTGATGGAGTTTCTCCGCAGCATTTAGAATTTAATAAGCTTGAAGATCGCCTTGCTAAGGGTCAGGTTACTGAGTTGATTCTTGCTCTCGGTGCTACTGTCGAAGCCGAAGCCACGGCTTCCTATGTAAAAAATATGGTGCAAAATAGATTTTCGCAGATTTCATTAAGCCGTTTTGCTCAGGGCATTCCAATTGGAACTGAGGTTAAACATACTGATAAAGAAACCTTGCGTCAGGCTCTTGAATATCGCCAAAAGTTGTAG